From Camelina sativa cultivar DH55 chromosome 7, Cs, whole genome shotgun sequence, one genomic window encodes:
- the LOC104701144 gene encoding uncharacterized protein LOC104701144, producing MRKDGTYVDYRAKSIVEEVELTVSQLEAADGAAEGSPLPSHTHLINQSFVEINKPKKGRIYGLGSAQDKDVSPNKTLHLAHNLDMDMRLSSLETNVEAVKADMAMLKEDVMLLKDDMKVVKECAASMKASTHVILRGIGIDPITHKWITPSRARAMVSESVPASTPLQPQNNNNEE from the exons ATGCGCAAAGATGGAACATATGTTGACTATCGTGCAAAGTCCATTGTCGAAGAAGTCGAGCTAACTGTATCCCAACTTGAAGCTGCTGATGGAGCTGCTGAAGGATCTCCACTTCCTTCCCACACTCATCTCATCAACCAATCATTTGTGGAG ataaataaaccaaaaaaaggtcGTATTTATGGACTGGGCAGCGCTCAAGATAAAGATGTCAGCCCAAACAAGACTTTACATCTTGCCCACAATCTTGACATGGATATGCGGTTATCTAGTTTAGAGACTAATGTAGAAGCAGTTAAAGCAGATATGGCAATGCTGAAAGAAGATGTGATGTTGCTCAAAGATGACATGAAAGTGGTAAAGGAATGTGCAGCATCAATGAAAGCTTCAACACATGTGATTCTAAGGGGTATTGGCATTGATCCCATAACTCACAAATGGATCACACCCTCACGTGCTCGTGCCATGGTTAGTGAATCAGTCCCTGCCTCCACTCCTTTACAACCTCAGAACAATAATAATGAGGAATGA